A single region of the Pseudomonas granadensis genome encodes:
- a CDS encoding MFS transporter has protein sequence MQTQRYSAAERLERLPISGYHRIIFIIIALAFFFDSMDLAMMTFLLGSIKAEFGLSSAQAGLLASSSFFGMVLGASLSGMLADRFGRKPVFQWSIVLWGVASYLCSTAQTVETLTLFRILLGIGMGMEFPIAQSMLSELIPAQRRGRYIALMDGFWPLGFVAAGVLSYFLLPVIGWRDIFLVLAVPAVFVLAIRFFIPESPRWLEQAGRDADADKVLNGIEARVRASLGGAALPEPLRLPRTVTPPGNFFAALKQIWSPQYRQRTTMIWSLWFFALLGFYGLTSWLSALLQQSGFAVTQSVYYTVLISLGGIPGFLMAAWLVERWGRKPVCIVTLLGGGVMAFLYGQSAVFGGNVALLISTGLLMQFFLFGMWAVLYTYTPELYPTSARATGSGFASAIGRVGSLLGPLVTGLVFPITGQGGVFALGAACFAIAAGVVWLFGMETRGKTLEELTETQIPG, from the coding sequence ATGCAAACACAGCGCTACAGCGCGGCAGAACGTCTCGAACGCCTGCCGATCAGCGGTTATCACCGGATCATCTTCATCATCATCGCCCTGGCGTTTTTCTTCGACTCCATGGACCTGGCGATGATGACGTTCCTGCTCGGCTCGATCAAAGCCGAGTTCGGCCTGAGCAGCGCACAGGCCGGACTGCTCGCCAGTTCGAGTTTTTTCGGCATGGTGCTGGGCGCCTCGCTGTCGGGGATGCTCGCCGATCGCTTCGGACGCAAGCCGGTATTTCAGTGGAGCATCGTGCTCTGGGGCGTGGCCAGTTATCTGTGTTCGACGGCGCAAACGGTCGAGACACTGACCCTGTTCCGTATCCTGTTGGGGATCGGCATGGGCATGGAATTCCCGATTGCCCAGTCGATGCTGTCGGAGCTGATTCCGGCGCAACGTCGCGGGCGCTACATCGCCTTGATGGATGGTTTCTGGCCGCTCGGTTTCGTCGCGGCCGGCGTGTTGTCTTACTTTCTGCTGCCGGTGATTGGCTGGCGCGACATCTTTCTGGTGCTGGCGGTGCCAGCGGTGTTTGTTTTGGCGATCCGCTTTTTCATTCCCGAGTCGCCACGCTGGCTGGAACAGGCCGGGCGCGACGCCGACGCGGACAAGGTGTTGAACGGTATTGAAGCGCGGGTGCGTGCTTCGCTTGGCGGTGCGGCACTACCTGAACCGCTGCGCTTGCCGCGCACCGTGACGCCACCGGGCAATTTCTTCGCTGCGCTGAAGCAGATCTGGTCGCCGCAGTATCGCCAGCGCACGACGATGATCTGGAGCCTGTGGTTTTTCGCCTTGCTCGGCTTTTACGGGCTGACCTCGTGGCTCAGCGCGTTGCTGCAACAGTCGGGGTTTGCCGTGACGCAGTCGGTGTATTACACGGTGCTGATTTCGCTGGGCGGGATTCCGGGTTTTCTCATGGCCGCCTGGCTGGTCGAGCGCTGGGGGCGCAAACCGGTGTGCATCGTAACGCTGCTTGGCGGGGGCGTGATGGCGTTTCTGTACGGGCAGAGCGCGGTGTTCGGCGGCAACGTCGCGCTGCTGATCAGTACCGGGTTGCTGATGCAGTTCTTTCTGTTCGGCATGTGGGCGGTGCTCTACACCTACACGCCCGAGTTGTACCCAACGTCGGCACGCGCCACCGGTTCAGGCTTTGCCTCGGCGATTGGCCGGGTCGGCTCGCTGCTCGGACCTCTGGTCACCGGGCTGGTATTCCCGATTACCGGGCAGGGCGGGGTGTTTGCGCTGGGCGCGGCATGCTTTGCAATCGCGGCGGGGGTGGTGTGGCTGTTCGGAATGGAGACGCGGGGCAAGACCCTTGAGGAGCTGACTGAAACCCAAATCCCAGGCTAA
- a CDS encoding ArsR/SmtB family transcription factor, producing the protein MEHAPCISQIATLLADPKRSAMMWALMDGAARQTEELALQAGLSPSSASAHLTRLATGGLLRVEVRGRKRFFRLAAPEVGAAIEALASATIASAPREVPEVFKRSTPLAKPQTAPSSLLRARFCDDHLGGTLAADLYQRLLDAGWVEQLEHRVAVTQKGARLLADRGVFIQALAHRNVQVACACPDWSERRPHMGGSLGAALLQLFMQSGWLTLPNDSRALQLTATGQRELHRFAKDTELELA; encoded by the coding sequence ATGGAACATGCACCTTGCATCAGCCAGATCGCCACGTTGCTGGCCGACCCCAAGCGCAGCGCGATGATGTGGGCGTTGATGGATGGCGCGGCGCGGCAGACCGAGGAGCTTGCGCTACAGGCGGGGCTATCGCCGTCCTCGGCCAGTGCGCACCTGACGCGCCTGGCCACCGGTGGTCTGTTGAGGGTCGAAGTCCGTGGTCGCAAGCGGTTTTTCCGCCTCGCGGCGCCCGAGGTCGGCGCGGCGATAGAAGCTCTCGCCAGCGCCACCATCGCCAGTGCGCCGCGCGAGGTTCCCGAGGTGTTCAAGCGCAGCACGCCGTTGGCCAAACCGCAGACCGCACCGTCGTCGCTGTTGCGCGCACGGTTTTGTGACGATCACCTGGGCGGTACGCTGGCCGCCGATCTGTACCAGCGCCTGCTCGATGCCGGCTGGGTCGAGCAGCTGGAGCATCGCGTCGCGGTGACCCAAAAGGGCGCCAGGTTGCTGGCCGACCGTGGCGTGTTCATTCAGGCGTTGGCCCATCGCAACGTGCAAGTGGCTTGTGCCTGCCCGGACTGGAGTGAGCGGCGTCCGCACATGGGCGGTTCACTCGGCGCGGCATTGCTGCAGTTGTTCATGCAGTCCGGCTGGCTGACGTTGCCCAACGACTCCCGAGCCTTGCAACTGACGGCCACCGGGCAACGCGAATTGCACCGTTTCGCCAAAGACACCGAGCTGGAACTGGCGTAG